The DNA segment AGTTATTCCcgaataattattttaattttttctcaatggaaagatagaaaaaaaaaattttgcttCGTTTTCCGGATCATGCGATCTCTTCGGATTCATCCTCTGGTAGCTTCCACCTTGGTCAAAGGGTTTCTACAAAGTTTCGAGGATTTAGGACACATGTCAAGAAAACAAGAATATGAGGTATTCTTTTCCAAAAGTCTTACTGATAGAAACGTCATACATACCCTGAATATACATCTTTAGAGTGTTCTTGTTAATTTTACCTAAGAACAAATTATTGGAaagtatatagtatatataagttaaattttaaTTCTGTTACACTTACTAGTTCGAAATACTAGATCAAGAAGTGCTCCGATCCCGTAATTTAGTTCTCACTAGTGAGAGTGAGAATCCGACCCATCTTGAATTTACATACTTTGTGTTGAAATTAAGTTTGGTAAACTAGTTCAGAGTATTACAGTAATTATAAACCATGAAAATGGGTGAAATCCAATGTGACATAGTAATTAATGACAGGAAAATGTGTAACTAAAAATTTGTtagaaaatcaaatatattttagaatgtTCTTTAGTTTCTAAATCTATTAAAGTATGTGATATTAACCAATGGGGTTGGAATATTGGCGCTTGAGAAATAACTCTAATACGGCGAATCTACAGTTCGATTCCCGTTGGCCACGCGGACTATCTTAAATGGTAAGAATATGTGTGCTTCGAATTTTATGGAATAAGTTGATTGACATTGGTCGCCGGATTCCCATCgttatcaaaaaagaaaagttcTTTAGTTTCTAAGAAGTGATTATCAGATCAATCTATTAAAGATTGTGGTATGAAAGTCAATATCTGTAAAACTTTTTCTTACTAATAATCACCTTTGAAATAATATGTCACTGTGTAGTAGatataataattattgatttctcTGGTTAATATTTTCTTACAACTTTGTTGTTTCTTTGTAAAACCACTTAATATCATTCATTCAACCTTATTTAgatacaatacaaaaaaaaaaaattttcattttctttgaaaaaaaatataaagtacaAGGAAAGATAGAACTAATTCAAATAGGTTTTCCTCAAAAGATGACAACAAACTCGAAACAAAGTTTAGTGATGTCAAAAAAGCCTTCCTTACGAAGTCAAACAATTGGAGAATAGTCACATAATATGACATTTAAGCTAGCTCTCAGCAACAGAAAACACTGAAATATTTTCGATTGCATCTTCTACTCCCATATAGACAACTACACATGATGACAAACTGGTGAGTAAGCTAAGCTGATGAATCAATAGGCTAGtaacatatttaaaaacatcTATTTTCATAGAAAAAGAGTATGATTGTAAAGTCGGTTGTTAAGAGCATCTTTAAAAAatactctattttgaagtttacaaaattttctattgaagtttaaaagtgtttttttctaaaagataaatttcaaacttaacttcaaaactatttatattttatattattgtccttatatttatcttaattaatttaaattgataaacttttataaataactagtcatatatgtaaaatattacaacaatattaattaataaaatgtttcACGAAATATAGAAGTTGCATAgatattcataattaaatattaaactacaataAAATTATCACATTAATCcataaaactatatatgtaATGCTCCTATACATGATCAACTAGTGCATTTCtaaatctaattttaaaatattttaaattttattttaaatcttttatttaatttatgtgtaaaatttaaatttacaaaaaaaaattaaaatatttataagatataaaatttaaaggattaaaacgataaacaacaaaatatttaataattataaatgtgatgtgtaattgtaaagattaaaaatcaaataaaatatgaaacttaaaatttgaagttttgattagtgacacttcaaatataaaatttcaatactaaaattttcaaatttgaaatttgaaattttctttttgtaaagaaaaattttatatttaaaattataaaatattttttggagatgctctaagtacagatttttttttttttttttttttgcattggtAGTTTAATACAACGTGGAACAGACACTAACTAAAGAATTTTGAAGGGAGAAGAGAGAAGGAAAAACAATACTAATGATTATGTTAGCGTAATTTAGAAGGCTACGCtcgattatgttttttttttgtggtcgCTCGATTATGTTAAGTGAAAATATATGACCATTGGTAGAAAGTTTCCTTGTAATTGTTCGATGCTTTGTGAAAATTTAAAGAGACTTCCAATACAATGATTTGTCCTCCTTTTATTGGAAAAATGCTACCTTTCTAATGTAAagtaattaatctttttaccaaaaaaaaaagtaattaatcGATAATGATAGTCATCTGGTCAAAAGCTTTCCTTTCTCCAGTGATCCCTTTTCAAAGGATTTCAGCCACTCATTTTTCCCCGACGTGCGTCAACCTTCTATTAGTTAGATGTAAGATCTCGGTCAATGTCAAATGCATGTATATGATCTttcttcaaagaaaaaaaaggtttaatactttattatttttacgctaataatttgttcttctttccaattttatgaatatttatgCTGATAAAAGAACATGCAAGAAACTATTGAATTATATATGGTTAATACCAAATGGCTGTGTCTAGAAGTGATAAAAACGCAAACGTAGAAAGGTTAAAGTATGGTACGATCGGCAAAATTCAAATCATCACAAAATGTaagactatatatatgtaacaaagGTTCTACCCTTTTTTTTGAGGAATTGCTCCCTTTGTTTTGCAAGTTCTGAAGGCTGAAGCTGAAGTGAGCCAAGCTCTCACACTTCTCCTTGATCACATTTCATTAGACTATAATCTGCTTCAGGGAGAAAAGCTAGATAATAGAACTTTAGTGATCAATAACATCAGTTTGCCCAACTTCTTATCAACAGCACCATGTCTCATTTACGCATTTGCACCAACGTCATTGTTTTCTTAGGGTTCCTTTTATCTACACAATCTTTAGTGAATTGATTTTAGAAACCAGGACTTGTGGTCTTGGTGATGATTAACTTGAGGAAAAAAGTCCAATACGGTAATGTTACCAGGGTTCAAGTTCCAACCCCTGGagaattaacatttcggcatcgccAGGGACAGGGAACCAACACGTGGCAACATGTGACTAGTCTGAACTACTTCTGTGAGGCCATGATACccctgtataattcaaaaaaaaaattgattttagagGGAAATATTTTCTTTGCATCTTAATCATCCACACCActcaataaaatcatattgaGCAGTATCATGTTGGTTTAGATATTGCATGCATAGATATATAACTCACACATAGTGAAAAGATAAGAATGTATGTAAATCAGTTTCCCAAAACATAATGGACTTTTTAATCTTATGACACTCATATATgttcaaaatattaaacattatatataaattaacaatttaaGCAAGAAAACAAGAGTAGCGCAGCGGATGTATCTTTTGTAGATTTTGCAACTCGTACTTATGTTGCATTAGAGACATTTATTCGAACAGCATTTTCCTCTCAAACGAAAAGTCAAAATTCCTAGCTCCTATCATTAACCCTCATTTTCTAGGATCCTTCTTCTCTCGCCTTGATGAAGGATTCTATCTCGCATGCCTCAAGCGAATATCTCCTCTTCAATAGAGGTTCTACCTGGTTTTACTAGCTCATTATCAGAGCCAGTGGGTTCTACTCCAACTGTTTTGGAGTTGCGAAGAACGGTGTTGTTCGTCAAATGACCATCCCCAAAACGTATGTTACTTTCGGCACTATTCTAGAGGTAGTCACTCCAACTGAGAAATCTCAATTCTCTGCAGCTTCTACTTTTAGTTGGACAGAGCGCTCAAAGTCAGCAATTAAATTCCCAAAGTTTATGGTTTCAGTTACTTTGACGAAATTTAGGATTTTCTACGGTAATCTACCTTATGGTAAAATTTGGATGTTCTAAACTTTCTCTATAGAAAAGATAGGACGGTTACTATTCATAATCTTTCAGCAAATGCTTATCTCTTCCATATACTATCTGAATCTTTAAGGCAGAGGGTTCTTCAACATGAGCTTTTGAGAGTTAGGACTCACCCTTTTTTGTGAGAGAATGGAAAGCTTCCATTCACTTTTGACCCTCCATCGCTTCAAAAAACTCATGTATGTGTTAGGTTTCAAATGTTCTTTTTGATCTTCTTACTGATGAAGGATTATCaattatctccaaacctattgGTGTAATAGTGGATGCCCAACCTTTCACTTCAGTATCTTCGACTGAGATCAAGGTTGTAGTTGATTTGATGCATCCCTTGCTGAAAAAAGTTGAAGTTGAACGAGAAGATGGTGGTATTCAAGTTATCTCAGTCACATATCCGTGGCTGCCACCTCTTTGTCCTGTATGTAACGAGCTTGGTCATAAATTCCAGCTTTGTCCATTGGCTCAGAAGTTTTTGTGGACAAAGAAAGACCCCTATGGAATCAGATAAATCATCTTTTAAGCAAAAGATGCATGTTTCCAGCTTTATCCATTGGCTTAGAAAGTTTTTGTGGACAAAAAAATACCCCTATAGAATCAGATAAATCATCTTTTAAGCAAAACAGGCAGGCGGGTGCTGCTTATGTGCCAAAGAAGAATTATCGGCCTCAAATCTCTAGAGATGGATATGCTGCATTGAAACTAACGAGGTTACCTCAGTGAGTCAGAACCAGCTTTGTGCTTTGGATTTAGCCTCCTCCTCTTATTCTTAAGAAGAAGGTTGATGAAGATCCTCCTTTCACTATTGTCTCAAATGCAGCACTTTCAAGGGTGCTAATGTCCAAGGAAAAACATGTTGTATTATTGATTTGTGTTAATCCCTTTGCATTTCTAATTTCATATCAGGTATCCAATCCATACCAGGTTGCAAGTGATGAGGCTTCAGATGGTCCATATTGTTTGGTGGTGTCCAACTTCATCTGTAATAAAGATTTTTGATTGGCATCTCCAGGCCTGTGGTGACTTGGCTCTTACCCATTTGGTTTTTGTAGATGACTTAATCATACTCCTAGAGAGGACGGAGAAATTTTTGTGAGAGTTTTCATTGTGTTATCCATTTTGAAAAACTATCTTAAACATCCATAAAACATTAATGTTCTGTTCAGGTCTCTCTGATTACTTGGGAATACCTCTCTTCTCTACAAAATTTATCAGTAAAATATTGTGATCAACTAATTTTCCAAATTAGAAAGAAGTACAATAACTGGATGAATAGACGCCTGAGTTTGGCGGGAAGACTGACTCCAATTTCTTCGATTATCCAAATTATAATTGGATTCACATCCGCTTTTTGTATTCCATGAAAGGTTTGAAGATGATTAATAGctaacttcttcttttctttggcATGGCTGCCTGGATAATCCCAGAAGTGATAAGATAGCATGGGAAGATGTTTGTTATCTTAGAGAAAAGGGAGGTTTAGGTCTGAAGAAATTATCCTCTTGGAATACAGTTTTTGGTCATAAGCTTATTTGGTTACTACATTTCAGAGCCGGATCCTTATGGGTAGCTTAGGTCATAATGAAATATCTTAACTGATACTCGTTTTGGTCGCTACGGCTTACTACGCTAAACACTTCTTGGATGGTTCAAAGGCTTGTCAAGCTACGCCTTGTTGTCCAATCTCTGGTTTACTTTGAGATTAATGATGGTGGATAAACTTATTTCTGGTGGGATCCGTTGACTCCACTTGGTCCTTTCATACACTATCTGGGTAAAAAAGGTCCAATGGATCTTAGGATACCAATTGACTCACTTGTTTTGTTAAGAGAATCCtcaaattttaagttttgtgtCATTCCAACTCAACCTCAAATcttcaaatttaaaagttatgtAAATAAATcgtctaaaataaaaataagaattctTCATGTTATcttacaatattttaatattcttgcgatatcatttttaaaattcttaaaatttgTGCATTGAACAACTATAAATCAAATCAACAAATATAGTGGCGCAGTGGAAGCATGTTGATCCCATAACCCACAGATCCCAGAATCGaaaacctggctctgatataaaaaaattaacatttatttaGTTTGAAGTGTACTTATGTGTTCTAGCTTTTTAcctgtttctatttttttttttgccaaagaCCTGTTTCTATTTGAGAGATATATAAACACAATACGATAGAAAAGACTAACCACACAACTGATGTAAGATGGCAAATCAAAGCCAACACATTTCTTTGCCTCAAACTCTCTTGCCCAATTGCTCATCACCAGAGCCGTAAGCATATCTTCTCATACTGCCACGTGTCACTCCCAGAGTAACATCGTTTTATCTTCTCGAAAGTCACTTGGgtttggtttgtttgttttttgtctCCACCATTCCCTTTAGAGAGCTCTTTCTCTTCTTATTCGATCAACCCTCGACTTCAAAAGTATTGGCAATGGAGACCAGCGTCACTAGCTACTCACGTGGGATCCTCCTCCCAAGCGTCTCTTCTCAAAGATCCTCTACACTTGTTtctcctccttcttccttctctgCTTCATCCAGCTTCAAGGTTAGTATCCTTTACAACAAATGGCTTGAGTTCaatcaaacacacacacacacacatgcaAACGTGCGAGTACAGAGGAGAATTTGTTCACTGCTAGACTAGTAAGTAGAACGAATGTATTCCTAATTACGAAAGGATATGCAAATTTTCTTGTCAGCAGCGTCTGAAGTCAAGCTCTATTTTCGGAGATTCACTACGACTAACACCAAGATCGCAACTGAAAGCCACGAAGGCGAAGAACAATGGTGCTTCAACCATGACCAAGTGTGAAATTGGTCAAAGCTTGGTATCAACAAAAGAATCAAATCTTTAAATTCAAATCATGTGGTCAAGATTTGATCTCTAAGtgagcttttcttttttttacttcttGAGTGTACATAGGAAGAGTTTTTGACACAAGCAACACCTGACAAGGGTTTGAGAACTTTGCTGATGTGTATGGGAGAAGCATTGAGGACAATAGCTTTCAAAGTCAGGACAGCTTCTTGTGGTGGAACAGCTTGTGTTAATTCCTTTGGAGATGAACAACTCGCTGTCGATATGCTCGCCGACAAGCTTCTCTTTGAGGTATTCTTTCACTACATTCTTTGAATAACTTGTTACACAAGTTTGGTTTCCAACATGATGATCACTAGGCCGGCCTAAGATTGTGAGGGCCTTAAGCAATTTAGTAATAacttaagtaaaaaaaaaagttataaacaaTTTCGAGACtgttcatattatatttactCGAAAAAATTTGGAGTCCAAAAAGGCATATGTTCTACTTGTATACGCCCATGAAGGGGCTCATTACGTTTTAATTTGTGTATTGGTTTTATAGGCTTTGCAATACTCGCATGTGTGTAAGTACGCTTGCTCTGAAGAAGTACCTGAGCTTCAAGACATGGGAGGTCCAGTGGAAGGTGGCTTTAGTGTAGCATTTGATCCATTGGATGGATCCAGCATTGTGGATACGAACTTCACTGTGGGAACCATATTTGGGGTTTGGCCTGGTGATAAGTTAACCGGAGTCACTGGGGCAGATCAAGTGGCTGCAGCCATGGGAATCTATGGTCCAAGAACCACTTATGTTTTGGCTGTTAAAGGGTTTCCTGGAACTCATGAGTTCTTGCTTCTTGATGAAGGTATCTCTctgttttttaattagtacaatctaggtttaaaaagattcttcttctctctttggtAGCTTTAGACTAAGCTCAAAATGTATTCACAGGGAAATGGCAGCATGTTAAGGAGACAACAGAGATCAATGAAGGGAAAATGTTCTCACCAGGAAACTTGAGAGCCACGTTTGACAACTCCGAATACAGCAAGGTTCTTGCTTTCTTGATCAATCTGACTTCAACTTTTTCTTGAATCTACTAATCTCTGAATGCTCTTTTTCTTCATTACTTTCACTGTGAAATCAGCTGATTGATTACTACGTGAAAGAGAAGTACACACTACGATACACGGGAGGAATGGTTCCTGACGTTAACCAGGTTCGTTCCTCTCTGGCACTTCTACTTCTGAACGACACTTGAATTAaatactaatttattaataatggCATGCAGATTATTGTGAAGGAGAAAGGAATCTTCACGAACGTGACGTCTCCTACGGCTAAGGCAAAGCTGAGGCTGTTGTTCGAAGTGGCTCCTCTTGGCCTTCTCATTGAGAATGCTGGTGGATTCAGTAGTGATGGATACAAGTCTGTGCTTGACAAGACCATCGTCAACCTCGACGATAGAACTCAAGTTGCCTATGGCTCAAAGAACGAGATCATTCGCTTCGAAGAAACCCTTTACGCAACATCAAGACTCAAGAATGTTCCCATTGGAGCTACTGCTTAGAAACCCTTTGAAAAAACTCAAAAGCATGTTTGTTTTTCCTTAAACCGGATAATCTTCTCTTTTTCTGTTGAGTTATATATAAGATGCAACAAAACTATTACCAAACTCTAGTTTCTCACAAGTCACCAGTACGGAAAGGCCTAGGACTTGCCTAAACCGAAATTTTTGGTTTATGTTCGGTTATAAGTTTGATTCGGTTCGCTAGTTTTAGAATAAACAATCAGTTAATTAGGAATCAGATCAAACCTGTCGATAATTTGGTTTGATCTGATTACTAATTAATACGTTTCtcttctataatattttaactgAGGCTATGGTGGGCTATAAAACTCTTTTCCTTCTGCTTTCAATAAAGGcgttaatgaaaaaaaaagttatacatAACTAAAAGAAATACGTGGTAAGCCATAAGCAACTCCTAAATGTTTTCAGATATTGAACTCCttactttttaattatatagttgTTTGTTGATCACCCAAAAATACTGTTCTATGATTTCGCCATATGGCAAGATATAAACGCTAAATGATACTTGTTCCAAATACTTATCCAAGTGGACGAATGAGATACGAACAAAAATATCGCGTTATAATTTTATACAGAAAATGAATTGCCCATCAAAAAGAAAGAGTTGGTGAGTCTCTCGAGTGGACTTAGGTTCCTTCCTACAACGTAAACGAAGCTCAAGAAGACACGAAGTTGATGTGATGGATCATTAAGCCGCCCTTGCCCCTGGCTGCTTACACATGGCTCTCTACCTTCTCGTTTCTCTCCAACTTTTCTTTTACCCTGTGATTAcagttttttcagtttttttctttagGTATTTCGTTTTTCTTATCAAACATGaatctgatgttggaaaaaaagaaaatcacatATGAATTTGCTACAGGTCACCATTTCTTTTAGGAGATTTTAcccaaaacagaaaataaaaaatagttcttATAAAAGAACTATTTAGAATTATTGTAAACACATACTTGTGTATTTGAccatacatgtatatatatcatatagcaAACATCCAGAATAGACGACCAAAAActatgcaattttttttgtttgaaaatatcagaaaaataaacattttatttcaaTATCTGTCAGCAAAATGACAgctaattaatttataataatttcaataaaTCTGTAatgattgatatattattttatcaaatatgtatccatttctttttttcaaaacaaatatgtatCCATTTCTCCATTGAGAAAAAGTATACCTAAAAGGCCGAAAAGATATGTCTCTTGTGAGCTCCATAGGTAAGAAAGAAGCTTCTTTCAAATTACTAGTCGCTAGTCAACTCCCGCAGCTCTAGAGTTTTTCGAAACTTGTATTCGTTTAAAGTGTGATGCAAAATTCTTAAGTCTAGTTTAGTCTTACAGTATTTCAACAAGATCAATCAAAACTTATTGTACAaatttgtttctcttcttttatatatattatactctgTTGCATGCACGATAAATTACGAGAGAAAAAACCATGTTTTGTGGTTAGTGCAGTCTGTTGAAGTAATCAGTTTTCATTTTCTCGATCTAGAGTTTCTAACATCAATGACATACTGACATGTACATTtcgaaaaaaattatacaactATTAGtcaaatgtataaaacaaaataattaagtatatactaatatttataaaactgatGA comes from the Brassica napus cultivar Da-Ae chromosome A7, Da-Ae, whole genome shotgun sequence genome and includes:
- the LOC106352898 gene encoding sedoheptulose-1,7-bisphosphatase, chloroplastic isoform X2; protein product: METSVTSYSRGILLPSVSSQRSSTLVSPPSSFSASSSFKRLKSSSIFGDSLRLTPRSQLKATKAKNNGASTMTKCEIGQSLEEFLTQATPDKGLRTLLMCMGEALRTIAFKVRTASCGGTACVNSFGDEQLAVDMLADKLLFEALQYSHVCKYACSEEVPELQDMGGPVEGGFSVAFDPLDGSSIVDTNFTVGTIFGVWPGDKLTGVTGADQVAAAMGIYGPRTTYVLAVKGFPGTHEFLLLDEGKWQHVKETTEINEGKMFSPGNLRATFDNSEYSKLIDYYVKEKYTLRYTGGMVPDVNQIIVKEKGIFTNVTSPTAKAKLRLLFEVAPLGLLIENAGGFSSDGYKSVLDKTIVNLDDRTQVAYGSKNEIIRFEETLYATSRLKNVPIGATA
- the LOC106352898 gene encoding sedoheptulose-1,7-bisphosphatase, chloroplastic isoform X1 translates to METSVTSYSRGILLPSVSSQRSSTLVSPPSSFSASSSFKQRLKSSSIFGDSLRLTPRSQLKATKAKNNGASTMTKCEIGQSLEEFLTQATPDKGLRTLLMCMGEALRTIAFKVRTASCGGTACVNSFGDEQLAVDMLADKLLFEALQYSHVCKYACSEEVPELQDMGGPVEGGFSVAFDPLDGSSIVDTNFTVGTIFGVWPGDKLTGVTGADQVAAAMGIYGPRTTYVLAVKGFPGTHEFLLLDEGKWQHVKETTEINEGKMFSPGNLRATFDNSEYSKLIDYYVKEKYTLRYTGGMVPDVNQIIVKEKGIFTNVTSPTAKAKLRLLFEVAPLGLLIENAGGFSSDGYKSVLDKTIVNLDDRTQVAYGSKNEIIRFEETLYATSRLKNVPIGATA